The Micromonospora sp. M71_S20 genome has a window encoding:
- a CDS encoding phosphatidylinositol mannoside acyltransferase produces the protein MNLTELGYVAGWRVIRALPRSVAAAAFRAGADRAHRRGGGGTTRLRANLRRVVGPDLPEAELDELVRRGLRSYARYWMEAFRLPALSRTEILAGFRLDGEEKLAADVAAGRGAVVALPHAGNWDAAGAWVAATGWPITTVAERLRPEGVYQRFLAFRRSLGMEILPTHGGERNAFDVLVDRVRAGTVVPLLADRDLSARGVEVEFFGHRTRMPPGPALLALRTGAPLYVASMWYEPDAACASIEGPLPLPGPEEGPLDQRVRSLTQRIADGLAAGVARHPEDWHMLQRMWLDQHGTGGDAALPSPAAGQA, from the coding sequence GTGAACCTCACCGAGCTCGGCTACGTGGCCGGGTGGCGCGTGATCCGCGCGCTGCCCCGGTCCGTCGCGGCGGCGGCGTTCCGGGCGGGCGCCGACCGCGCCCACCGTCGCGGCGGTGGAGGTACGACCCGACTGCGCGCGAACCTGCGCCGGGTGGTCGGCCCCGACCTGCCGGAGGCCGAGCTCGACGAGCTGGTCCGCCGCGGCCTGCGCTCGTACGCCCGGTACTGGATGGAGGCGTTCCGGCTGCCCGCGCTCAGCCGGACGGAGATCCTGGCCGGCTTCCGGCTCGACGGCGAGGAGAAGCTCGCCGCCGACGTGGCGGCCGGCCGGGGCGCGGTGGTGGCGCTGCCGCACGCCGGCAACTGGGACGCCGCCGGCGCCTGGGTCGCGGCGACCGGCTGGCCGATCACCACGGTCGCGGAGCGGCTCCGGCCCGAGGGCGTCTACCAGCGCTTCCTCGCCTTCCGCCGGAGCCTGGGCATGGAGATCCTGCCCACCCACGGCGGCGAGCGGAACGCCTTCGACGTGCTGGTCGACCGGGTCCGGGCCGGCACGGTGGTGCCCCTGCTGGCCGACCGCGATCTCTCCGCGCGGGGCGTGGAGGTCGAGTTCTTCGGCCACCGCACCCGGATGCCCCCCGGCCCGGCCCTGCTCGCGCTGCGCACCGGAGCGCCGCTCTACGTCGCCTCGATGTGGTACGAACCGGACGCGGCGTGCGCCTCGATCGAGGGACCGCTGCCGCTGCCCGGCCCGGAGGAGGGCCCGCTCGACCAGCGGGTCCGGTCGCTGACCCAGCGGATCGCCGACGGTCTGGCGGCGGGCGTCGCCCGGCATCCGGAAGACTGGCACATGTTGCAGCGGATGTGGCTGGACCAGCACGGCACGGGCGGCGACGCGGCCCTGCCCTCCCCGGCCGCCGGACAGGCGTAA
- the pgsA gene encoding phosphatidylinositol phosphate synthase — protein sequence MAKIFQVSARAGMTRVVEPVARRLLRAGVTPNAVTVAGTLGVLVGALGFGARGHLVAGALIVTFFALTDLLDGTMARMSGGATKFGAFLDSSMDRVADSAVFGAVAYWLATQHQYSGVAAALLCLAAGGLVSYVKARAEGLGMTCNVGIAERTERLLIVGVGGLLTGFNVKPALEIALWLLAAVSIFTVGQRMAHVYRQAQRVHTPGGQG from the coding sequence ATGGCGAAGATCTTCCAAGTGTCGGCCCGCGCGGGGATGACCCGCGTCGTCGAGCCGGTCGCACGCCGCCTGCTCCGAGCGGGCGTAACTCCCAACGCGGTCACCGTGGCGGGCACCCTCGGGGTGCTCGTCGGTGCGCTCGGCTTCGGTGCCCGCGGTCATCTGGTCGCCGGGGCCCTGATAGTCACCTTCTTCGCGCTCACCGACCTGCTCGACGGGACGATGGCCCGGATGAGCGGGGGCGCCACGAAGTTCGGGGCGTTCCTCGATTCGAGCATGGACCGGGTCGCCGACAGCGCCGTCTTCGGCGCGGTGGCGTACTGGCTGGCCACGCAGCACCAGTACTCCGGCGTCGCCGCCGCGCTGCTCTGCCTGGCCGCCGGTGGGCTGGTCTCCTACGTCAAGGCCCGCGCCGAGGGCCTCGGGATGACCTGCAACGTGGGCATCGCCGAGCGCACCGAGCGGCTGCTCATCGTCGGCGTCGGCGGGCTGCTCACCGGCTTCAACGTCAAGCCCGCGCTGGAGATCGCGCTCTGGCTGCTCGCCGCCGTGTCGATCTTCACCGTGGGCCAGCGGATGGCGCACGTCTACCGCCAGGCCCAGCGGGTGCACACCCCGGGCGGGCAGGGGTGA
- a CDS encoding elongation factor G-like protein EF-G2 has product MAQKSQEKGAAGGAPAVTEPGRIRNVVLVGHSGAGKTTLVEALLAASGTIGRAGDVADGTTVCDHDPAAVRQQRSVNLACAPLLHDGIKVNLLDTPGYADFVGELRAGLRAADAALFVVSAVDGMDAATAALWEECAAVDMPRAVAVARLDHPRADFDEAVALCQRVFGDNVLPLYLPMLGDDGISTVGLLGLITRRVFDYTAGLPAEVREPDPEHLPAIVESRNELIEGIIAESEDESLMDRYLSGEEIGTDVLVDDLEKAVARGHFYPVVPVCAETGVGLDALLEVLTAGFPSPLEHELPAVAGVDGSPRPPLTCDPDGPLVAEVVKTTVDRHVGRVSLVRVFSGTLRPEQTVHVSGHGMAERGHPDHDADERVGHIYTPLGASLREVGVCVAGDICAITKSGSAETGDTVSAKDDPLLIAPWEMPEPLLPVAVAARSRADEDALARNLARLIAGDPTMRLERNPETHQLVLWCMGEAHADVVLERLRAGGVELDTEPVRVALRETLTVPARGHGRHVKQSGGHGQYAVCDIEVEPLPPGAGFEFVDRVVGGAVPHNYVPSVEKGVRAQMERGLVAGHPVVDLRVTLVDGKAHSVDSSDAAFQTAGALALRDAAEKGQPALLEPVDEVVVRVPDSSVGAVLGDLSGRRGRVLGTEADPEAEGRTVVRAEVPATELLRYAVELRSMTSGTGTFRRHFVRYDPMPTHLADQLRKEHPTHP; this is encoded by the coding sequence ATGGCGCAGAAGAGTCAGGAGAAGGGGGCCGCCGGCGGCGCGCCGGCGGTGACCGAGCCCGGCAGGATCCGCAACGTGGTGCTCGTCGGGCACTCCGGAGCGGGCAAGACGACGCTGGTCGAGGCGCTGCTCGCGGCGAGCGGCACGATCGGCCGGGCCGGCGACGTCGCCGACGGCACGACCGTCTGCGACCACGACCCGGCAGCCGTACGCCAGCAGCGCTCGGTGAACCTGGCCTGCGCCCCGCTGCTGCACGACGGGATCAAGGTCAACCTGCTCGACACCCCCGGCTACGCCGACTTCGTCGGCGAGTTGCGGGCGGGGCTGCGGGCCGCCGACGCGGCGCTGTTCGTGGTCTCCGCCGTCGACGGGATGGACGCCGCCACCGCCGCCCTCTGGGAGGAGTGCGCGGCGGTCGACATGCCCCGGGCGGTCGCCGTGGCCCGGCTGGACCACCCGCGCGCCGACTTCGACGAGGCCGTGGCGCTGTGCCAGCGGGTCTTCGGCGACAACGTGCTCCCGCTCTACCTGCCGATGCTCGGCGACGACGGGATCTCCACCGTCGGCCTGCTCGGCCTGATCACCCGCCGGGTCTTCGACTACACCGCCGGCCTGCCGGCCGAGGTGCGCGAGCCGGACCCGGAGCACCTGCCCGCCATCGTCGAGTCCCGCAACGAGCTGATCGAGGGGATCATCGCCGAGAGCGAGGACGAGTCCCTCATGGACCGCTACCTCTCCGGCGAGGAGATCGGCACCGACGTGCTCGTCGACGACCTGGAGAAGGCGGTCGCCCGCGGCCACTTCTACCCGGTGGTGCCGGTCTGCGCCGAGACCGGCGTGGGGCTGGACGCGCTGCTGGAGGTGCTCACCGCCGGCTTCCCCTCGCCGCTGGAGCACGAGCTGCCGGCGGTCGCCGGGGTGGACGGCTCCCCACGGCCACCGCTGACCTGCGACCCGGACGGCCCGCTGGTCGCCGAGGTGGTCAAGACGACCGTCGACCGGCACGTCGGCCGGGTCTCCCTGGTCCGGGTCTTCTCCGGCACCCTGCGCCCCGAGCAGACCGTGCACGTCTCCGGGCACGGGATGGCCGAGCGCGGCCACCCCGACCACGACGCCGACGAGCGGGTCGGCCACATCTACACGCCGCTGGGCGCGAGCCTGCGCGAGGTGGGCGTCTGCGTGGCCGGCGACATCTGCGCGATCACCAAGTCGGGCAGCGCGGAGACCGGCGACACCGTCTCCGCCAAGGACGACCCGCTGCTGATCGCCCCCTGGGAGATGCCCGAGCCGCTGCTGCCGGTGGCCGTCGCGGCCCGCAGCCGCGCCGACGAGGACGCCCTCGCGCGCAACCTGGCCCGCCTGATCGCCGGCGACCCGACCATGCGGCTGGAGCGCAACCCGGAGACCCACCAACTGGTGCTCTGGTGCATGGGCGAGGCGCACGCCGACGTGGTGCTGGAGCGCCTGCGCGCCGGCGGGGTGGAGCTGGACACCGAGCCCGTCCGGGTCGCGCTGCGCGAGACGCTCACCGTCCCGGCGAGGGGGCACGGCCGGCACGTCAAGCAGTCCGGCGGCCACGGCCAGTACGCCGTCTGCGACATCGAGGTCGAGCCGCTGCCGCCCGGCGCCGGATTCGAGTTCGTCGACCGGGTGGTCGGCGGGGCGGTGCCGCACAACTACGTCCCCTCCGTCGAGAAGGGCGTACGCGCCCAGATGGAGCGCGGCCTGGTCGCCGGCCACCCGGTGGTGGACCTGCGGGTGACCCTCGTCGACGGCAAGGCGCACAGCGTCGACTCCTCCGACGCGGCCTTCCAGACCGCCGGGGCGCTGGCGCTGCGCGACGCCGCCGAGAAGGGCCAGCCGGCGCTGCTGGAGCCGGTCGACGAGGTGGTGGTCCGGGTGCCCGACTCCTCCGTGGGCGCGGTGCTGGGCGACCTGTCCGGCCGGCGGGGCCGGGTCCTCGGCACCGAGGCCGACCCCGAGGCCGAGGGGCGCACCGTGGTCCGCGCCGAGGTACCCGCCACGGAGCTGCTCCGCTACGCGGTCGAGCTGCGCTCCATGACGTCGGGCACCGGCACGTTCCGCCGCCACTTCGTCCGCTACGACCCGATGCCCACCCACCTGGCCGACCAGCTCCGCAAGGAACACCCCACCCACCCCTAG